The following are from one region of the Hydrogenimonas sp. SS33 genome:
- a CDS encoding diguanylate cyclase: MALFLYISIEYYTKNELDAIAQRATQTQKRLISLEQESFKTTSDTVAAIIFDNRTKTLMYRLKKGEISPDKVREVLLRHYLPIYRELKKQNLRHLQFHMPDGTSLLRVHKPDKYGDSLLDIRSSIAKIVEVHKPLYGFEIGKYLGAYRAIYPLFYKKQYVGSAELSFTFLVMKKALERLSEGAAHYYLALNLDRVKESADWKQLHLYRRCYVDPAFIINENVVDSCKILRETGYRTNLLPYREFSAILVKPEQEYHIVSFIPLKAIDGTYVGYYIVIQNDTGAVASILSLSHIGKIAIALLAIVSLFLILMIHFYRVKAHAANIDPLTGVYNRRGCLSALNAHTRYALIFIDIDNFKPINDNHGHDKGDEVLKTISRIIATHIRKEDVFCRYGGDEFLIFLANAGTDQAYIVAEKLRKHIDIHRFEGVENVTVSIGIAIRHRNESIGSLINRADQGLYKAKESGRNVVIVEEEQKK; this comes from the coding sequence GTGGCACTTTTCCTTTATATCTCCATCGAATATTATACGAAGAACGAACTCGATGCCATTGCGCAACGGGCGACACAGACGCAGAAGCGTCTCATCTCTTTGGAGCAGGAGTCCTTCAAAACGACTTCCGATACAGTGGCGGCGATTATATTCGACAATCGGACCAAAACATTGATGTACCGCCTCAAAAAAGGGGAAATTTCTCCGGACAAGGTGCGGGAGGTCCTGCTCAGGCACTATCTGCCGATTTACAGAGAATTGAAAAAACAGAATCTTCGCCATCTTCAGTTTCATATGCCCGACGGTACATCGCTGCTGCGTGTACACAAACCGGACAAATACGGCGACTCGCTGCTCGATATCCGTTCCTCCATCGCGAAAATCGTAGAGGTCCACAAGCCTCTGTACGGGTTTGAGATCGGCAAATATCTGGGTGCCTATCGTGCCATTTATCCGCTGTTTTACAAAAAGCAGTATGTCGGCAGTGCAGAGCTCTCTTTTACCTTTCTGGTGATGAAAAAAGCGCTGGAGCGCCTGAGCGAAGGGGCCGCACACTATTATCTGGCCCTCAATCTCGACCGTGTCAAAGAGAGTGCGGACTGGAAGCAGCTTCACCTCTATCGTCGCTGCTATGTCGACCCGGCATTCATCATCAACGAGAATGTGGTTGACAGTTGCAAAATTCTCAGAGAAACAGGGTATCGTACCAATCTGCTGCCCTATCGGGAGTTTTCCGCCATTCTCGTCAAGCCGGAACAGGAATACCATATTGTCAGCTTCATCCCGCTCAAGGCGATAGACGGTACCTATGTCGGGTACTACATTGTCATACAGAACGACACCGGCGCCGTCGCCAGCATTCTTTCACTTTCCCATATCGGCAAAATCGCTATCGCTCTTCTGGCGATCGTTTCCCTTTTTCTGATACTTATGATCCATTTTTACAGAGTCAAAGCCCACGCTGCCAATATCGACCCCCTGACCGGGGTCTACAATCGCAGGGGATGCCTCAGTGCGCTCAATGCGCATACCCGATACGCTCTTATCTTTATCGACATCGACAATTTCAAGCCTATTAACGACAATCACGGACATGACAAAGGCGATGAAGTGCTCAAGACGATTTCCAGGATCATCGCAACCCATATCCGCAAAGAGGATGTGTTCTGCCGCTATGGAGGAGACGAGTTCCTGATATTCCTGGCCAATGCGGGTACGGATCAAGCCTACATTGTCGCGGAAAAACTGCGCAAACATATCGACATCCACCGGTTTGAAGGTGTAGAAAACGTCACGGTCAGCATCGGCATCGCCATCCGTCACCGCAACGAGTCGATAGGCTCCCTGATCAACCGCGCCGACCAGGGGCTGTACAAGGCGAAAGAGAGCGGCAGAAATGTCGTGATCGTCGAGGAAGAACAGAAGAAGTAA
- a CDS encoding SagB/ThcOx family dehydrogenase yields MNDCSGREYHEATKHSWASVRQNAYHLDWSTQPRPMKFYPDALPRTPLEKTHPSHLFIYRIGGINAKKSYPGVEYYLRTSPSAGALYPNELYFQARGVEGFEDGIYHFEVGRTSAVMLQPIGAEEGLEPFLRLRRPMRGLLFFISAVYWRSSWKYRDRAYRYCLLDGGHLLGGIEAGSHLYRHAYRIAYGIDLAELNAFFGFGREEFFLSAAIAAVPESDRTVQMPVSQIGQVDPTGTFEPNIVIERAYAESMALHGCRPNPRFPTFHFHEEAWEEAIMKRRSIREFSGRPILKAHYEKLLETIRLPIPSDCDEEVSVYAVVNRVDGMKQGLYRGDECLKEGDFSQKAGYLCLEQRLGSDSGVTFFLTSGGCNYRPLCQKAGILGHRIYLTATYLGLGCSGIGAYYDDDVRRFLGDDGMVLYALAVGA; encoded by the coding sequence ATGAACGACTGTTCGGGTCGTGAGTACCACGAAGCGACGAAACACTCCTGGGCTTCGGTACGCCAAAACGCGTACCATCTGGACTGGAGCACCCAGCCCAGGCCCATGAAATTCTACCCCGACGCCCTTCCCCGGACCCCCCTCGAAAAAACCCATCCCTCCCATCTCTTCATCTACCGCATCGGCGGCATCAACGCCAAAAAGAGCTATCCGGGTGTCGAGTACTACCTGCGGACCAGTCCCAGCGCCGGTGCACTCTACCCCAACGAACTCTATTTTCAGGCCCGCGGCGTCGAAGGGTTTGAAGACGGCATCTACCATTTCGAAGTGGGAAGAACCTCCGCCGTTATGCTGCAGCCCATCGGCGCGGAGGAGGGGCTGGAACCGTTTTTACGCCTTCGCCGCCCCATGCGGGGACTGCTCTTTTTCATCTCCGCGGTCTACTGGCGCTCCTCCTGGAAATACCGTGACCGCGCCTACCGCTACTGCCTGCTCGACGGGGGCCATCTGCTGGGCGGCATCGAAGCGGGGTCCCACCTCTACCGTCACGCCTACCGCATCGCCTACGGCATCGACCTGGCGGAGCTGAACGCGTTTTTCGGCTTCGGCAGAGAGGAGTTTTTCCTCTCCGCCGCCATCGCCGCCGTCCCGGAAAGCGACAGAACAGTGCAGATGCCGGTTTCCCAAATCGGGCAGGTGGACCCGACGGGCACTTTCGAGCCCAACATCGTGATCGAACGGGCCTATGCGGAGTCGATGGCGTTGCATGGGTGCCGACCCAATCCCCGCTTCCCGACCTTTCACTTTCACGAAGAGGCGTGGGAAGAGGCGATCATGAAGCGCCGCTCCATCCGGGAGTTTTCGGGACGCCCCATCCTGAAGGCCCATTATGAAAAGCTTCTCGAAACCATCCGTCTGCCCATTCCCTCCGACTGTGATGAAGAGGTGAGTGTCTACGCCGTTGTCAACAGGGTTGACGGCATGAAACAGGGGCTTTACAGAGGGGACGAATGCCTCAAAGAGGGGGATTTCTCCCAAAAAGCCGGCTACCTCTGCCTGGAACAGCGGCTGGGAAGCGACAGCGGTGTCACCTTTTTTCTGACAAGCGGAGGATGCAACTACCGCCCCCTTTGCCAGAAAGCGGGAATACTCGGCCACCGCATCTACCTCACCGCCACCTACCTGGGGCTGGGCTGCAGCGGCATCGGGGCCTACTACGACGACGATGTGCGAAGGTTCCTGGGGGACGACGGCATGGTTCTCTATGCTCTGGCGGTCGGCGCATGA
- a CDS encoding DUF309 domain-containing protein, whose translation MEELCSRFIDLIERGAYYEAHEALEEAWFPRRFEASDEVRLIKGFINASVAFELVKRGRMKPAGQVWKVYLKYRPLLERVESSHAGSYRNVAQTLEERYERLFGS comes from the coding sequence ATGGAAGAGCTCTGCAGCCGGTTCATCGACCTGATAGAAAGAGGGGCGTATTACGAAGCCCATGAAGCGCTGGAGGAGGCCTGGTTTCCCAGGCGGTTCGAAGCGAGTGACGAGGTGCGCCTCATCAAGGGCTTCATCAACGCCTCCGTCGCTTTCGAACTGGTCAAACGGGGACGGATGAAGCCTGCCGGGCAGGTCTGGAAGGTCTACCTGAAGTACCGGCCCCTGCTGGAGAGGGTCGAGAGCTCTCATGCGGGCAGTTACCGAAACGTGGCGCAGACGCTGGAGGAACGGTATGAACGACTGTTCGGGTCGTGA
- a CDS encoding YajQ family cyclic di-GMP-binding protein, with the protein MAKEHSFDISAKVDMQEIKNAIQQAQKEAENRYDFKGLVKEIDLNEKAKTITLISSSENKLDALHDILLGKLIKRGIDPKALKEVSREDASGGTRKAVFAIVDAIGKEDAKCIVKEIKGLKLKVQAAIQGEEIRVSGKSLDDLQAVIAHLKSLDLDFPVTFGNYR; encoded by the coding sequence ATGGCCAAGGAGCACAGTTTCGACATCTCTGCCAAAGTCGATATGCAGGAGATCAAGAATGCGATTCAACAGGCGCAGAAAGAGGCGGAAAACCGCTACGACTTCAAAGGGCTCGTCAAGGAGATCGACCTCAACGAGAAGGCGAAAACCATCACGCTTATCAGCTCCAGCGAAAACAAACTCGATGCCCTGCACGACATCCTTTTGGGCAAACTGATCAAACGGGGCATCGACCCCAAGGCCCTCAAAGAGGTGAGCCGCGAAGATGCCAGCGGCGGGACCCGCAAGGCAGTTTTCGCCATCGTCGACGCCATTGGCAAGGAGGATGCCAAGTGCATCGTCAAGGAGATCAAGGGGCTCAAACTCAAGGTGCAGGCGGCCATCCAGGGGGAGGAGATCCGCGTCAGCGGCAAATCGCTGGATGACCTGCAGGCCGTCATTGCCCATCTCAAGTCCCTCGACCTCGATTTCCCCGTTACGTTCGGCAACTACCGCTGA
- a CDS encoding ribbon-helix-helix protein, CopG family, protein MPTLTLKTDERFFEKVTDLARRLHLSKSELIRRAIADYEATIRRKELEEQMRKASMKVREANRKIEKEFESTLKDGLDDL, encoded by the coding sequence ATGCCCACATTGACACTCAAAACCGATGAACGTTTTTTCGAAAAGGTGACGGACCTGGCGAGGCGCCTGCATCTCTCCAAGAGCGAACTGATCCGGCGCGCCATCGCGGACTATGAAGCGACAATCCGCCGAAAGGAGCTGGAAGAGCAGATGCGCAAAGCTTCGATGAAAGTTAGAGAGGCGAATCGTAAAATCGAGAAGGAGTTCGAATCGACGCTGAAGGACGGCCTCGATGATCTTTGA
- a CDS encoding type II toxin-antitoxin system PemK/MazF family toxin: protein MIFERGGIYLAKLYPIRGHEVGKTRPVLVLQSDILNRVGHTTVIVVPLTTQCIDDAFPLRYRIEPRDRLQKRSDVLCDQIRAIDHRRMQPESLTKLREEEIWQIEEQIKLILDFR from the coding sequence ATGATCTTTGAAAGGGGCGGCATCTACCTGGCGAAGCTCTATCCGATACGGGGACACGAAGTGGGTAAAACCCGTCCTGTGCTCGTTTTGCAAAGCGATATTCTCAACCGTGTCGGGCATACGACGGTTATCGTCGTCCCTTTGACGACCCAATGTATCGACGACGCTTTCCCTTTGCGCTACCGCATTGAACCCCGCGACAGGCTTCAAAAACGCTCGGACGTGTTGTGCGACCAGATCAGGGCCATCGACCACAGACGGATGCAACCGGAATCGTTGACAAAACTTCGGGAAGAGGAGATATGGCAGATAGAAGAGCAGATCAAACTGATACTGGATTTCAGATAG
- a CDS encoding peroxiredoxin: MSMPLLGEKFPSIEVQTTHGPMKFPEDYKGKWVVLFSHPADFTPVCTTEFVSFQKHKDQFDALGAELVGFSIDQVFSHIKWVEWIKEKLDVQIEFPIIAGTDTLAAEIGMLHPAKGTNTVRAVFIIDPEGTVRTILYYPQEIGRNIGEIVRAVKALQKSDADGVATPANWPENELIGDHVIIPPATDCKTAEARVKEYECFDWWFCHKAK, from the coding sequence ATGAGTATGCCGTTACTTGGAGAAAAGTTCCCCTCCATCGAGGTTCAGACCACCCACGGTCCGATGAAGTTTCCCGAAGATTACAAAGGAAAGTGGGTCGTTCTGTTCAGCCATCCGGCCGACTTTACGCCGGTCTGTACGACCGAATTCGTGTCGTTCCAGAAGCATAAAGATCAGTTCGACGCCCTGGGTGCCGAACTGGTAGGCTTCTCCATCGACCAGGTCTTCAGCCACATCAAATGGGTTGAGTGGATCAAAGAGAAGCTGGATGTGCAGATCGAATTCCCGATCATCGCCGGTACCGACACACTGGCGGCGGAGATCGGAATGCTCCATCCCGCCAAGGGAACCAACACGGTCCGCGCCGTCTTTATCATCGACCCGGAAGGAACGGTCCGGACAATTCTCTACTATCCGCAGGAGATCGGCCGCAACATCGGCGAAATCGTCCGGGCGGTCAAAGCGTTGCAGAAGAGCGATGCCGACGGCGTCGCCACGCCGGCCAACTGGCCCGAAAACGAACTGATCGGCGATCATGTCATCATTCCGCCGGCAACCGACTGCAAAACGGCCGAAGCGCGCGTCAAAGAGTACGAGTGCTTCGACTGGTGGTTCTGCCACAAAGCGAAGTAA
- a CDS encoding DUF1931 family protein, protein MKVEGAYKIEQLFKKAAGLQLAKNKVAEVEEKVDRKLYDMLVAAEANAGYNARDVIWFSDLPLTKAMRESMQKFIDLEETLELQPILDRLAIHPPLKREMEVELEKKLPEIVGTLIYVLANITREFSPRENAVSEEELHRAFRVLDLTI, encoded by the coding sequence ATGAAAGTGGAAGGCGCATACAAAATAGAGCAGCTCTTCAAGAAAGCGGCCGGCCTGCAGCTGGCGAAGAACAAAGTGGCGGAGGTGGAGGAGAAGGTCGACCGGAAGCTTTACGACATGCTGGTCGCCGCCGAAGCCAACGCCGGCTACAACGCACGGGACGTCATCTGGTTCAGCGACCTGCCGCTGACCAAAGCGATGCGGGAGTCGATGCAGAAGTTCATCGACCTGGAAGAGACGCTGGAGCTGCAGCCCATTCTCGACCGGCTCGCCATCCATCCGCCCCTTAAGCGGGAGATGGAGGTGGAGCTGGAGAAGAAGCTGCCCGAAATCGTCGGAACGCTCATCTACGTGTTGGCCAATATCACCAGAGAGTTCTCGCCCAGAGAGAATGCGGTGAGCGAAGAGGAGCTGCACCGGGCGTTCCGGGTGCTCGACCTGACCATTTGA
- a CDS encoding HdeD family acid-resistance protein, which translates to MTLVGRFQFDKETLKKYSNQTIFAGILMMVLGLVGVFAPTLMSVVTVYFLAWLFLFSGIVQGYNTWKSYNGHLGAWLKPTISIITAFLLMFFPLPGVAATAILLVVYLLMDAYSSLTLGWQYRPNKGWWLMLVNGILSIVLAIILLIGWPVSSLVLVGLFVGISLFFDGAALVGMGLGARKIGEDEIKEQKEANDSQKKEGDTQ; encoded by the coding sequence ATGACACTGGTGGGACGCTTCCAGTTCGACAAGGAGACGCTGAAAAAGTATAGCAATCAGACCATCTTCGCCGGGATCCTGATGATGGTCCTGGGGCTGGTTGGAGTCTTCGCGCCGACGCTGATGTCGGTGGTGACCGTCTATTTCCTGGCGTGGCTCTTTCTTTTCAGCGGCATCGTGCAGGGGTACAACACCTGGAAGAGCTACAACGGGCACCTGGGGGCGTGGCTCAAACCCACAATCTCCATCATCACCGCCTTTTTGCTGATGTTCTTCCCCCTTCCGGGTGTGGCCGCCACGGCGATTTTGCTGGTGGTCTACCTGCTGATGGATGCCTATTCGAGCCTGACACTGGGATGGCAGTACCGGCCCAACAAGGGGTGGTGGCTGATGCTGGTCAACGGCATTCTCTCCATCGTCCTGGCCATCATCCTGCTGATCGGATGGCCCGTCAGCTCCCTGGTTCTGGTGGGGCTTTTCGTGGGCATCAGCCTCTTCTTCGACGGTGCGGCCCTGGTCGGCATGGGCCTTGGTGCCAGGAAGATCGGCGAAGATGAGATAAAAGAGCAAAAAGAGGCGAACGATTCGCAAAAAAAGGAAGGAGATACCCAATGA
- a CDS encoding YfdX family protein, protein MKMKKIWISLVAAALLAAPAAMAESSAQVSKHAVQKAEKRAHDRQLEVVQEAVQAVALTQQVLVDLDKKDVKKAKADLEKAIGKLEVVLSHKNAPALLPIDSAITATEYTGDLKSIEKSLAAVKKLLAVNDVQTARRLLDTLQSEIDVITVNLPLVSYPQALKLAAKYLNEGKVKEAQDVLEMALGTLVQNEIVIPLPLLKAQALIEAAGKVAKENKEEALRHLEAARKELKIAKALGYTSSSDTTYKMLDDAIDKIEKEVKGPNKAEKLFHELIEKLKEFKEKATKSINEKKSEK, encoded by the coding sequence ATGAAAATGAAAAAAATATGGATATCCCTCGTAGCCGCTGCCCTGCTCGCCGCACCGGCGGCGATGGCGGAGAGTTCCGCGCAGGTCAGCAAGCATGCGGTCCAGAAGGCGGAGAAGCGCGCCCATGACCGGCAGCTGGAGGTGGTGCAGGAGGCGGTTCAGGCCGTCGCCCTGACCCAGCAGGTGCTGGTGGACCTGGACAAGAAGGATGTCAAAAAGGCCAAAGCCGACCTGGAGAAGGCGATCGGCAAGCTGGAAGTGGTGCTTTCGCACAAAAACGCGCCGGCGCTGCTGCCGATCGACTCGGCGATCACCGCCACCGAGTATACGGGTGATCTGAAGAGCATCGAAAAGAGCCTGGCGGCGGTGAAGAAGCTGCTGGCGGTGAACGATGTCCAGACGGCACGGCGCCTTCTGGATACCCTGCAGAGCGAAATCGACGTTATCACGGTCAACCTGCCCCTCGTTTCCTACCCGCAGGCGCTGAAGCTGGCGGCCAAATACCTCAACGAAGGAAAGGTGAAAGAGGCGCAGGATGTGCTCGAAATGGCACTGGGAACCCTGGTGCAGAACGAGATCGTCATTCCGCTGCCGCTGTTGAAGGCCCAGGCGCTCATCGAAGCGGCCGGCAAAGTGGCGAAAGAGAACAAAGAGGAGGCCCTCAGGCACCTCGAAGCGGCGCGTAAAGAGCTGAAGATCGCCAAGGCGTTGGGTTATACCAGTAGCAGCGACACCACCTACAAGATGCTCGACGACGCCATCGACAAGATCGAAAAAGAGGTCAAAGGGCCCAACAAGGCTGAAAAACTCTTCCACGAGCTGATCGAAAAACTCAAAGAGTTCAAAGAGAAGGCGACGAAGAGCATCAACGAAAAAAAGAGTGAAAAATGA
- a CDS encoding CorA family divalent cation transporter, whose protein sequence is MQIDALLQEDIENATHPSHFELGDDYAVLILRLPETTEEGLAVISYAFVVEKGACYRFNREVKKLEASGSLEEMYRFLDEKMERLIKDMQRYHFEIEQLEESLYDGSLPKDFMSRWIAYKKDVSLIHRLMFHASLAFELFVRYHKKQEGFQTLAFADLMEHMGRIRDLAKAAMDKLDNLYDFYRAKVDERMNRNMYWLTIISAIFLPLTLVTGFFGMNTGGLPYTDDPHGTVKVVVLSLVLELLFLVPFILMNMEKTRKFRLRFKKPPAE, encoded by the coding sequence ATGCAGATCGACGCCCTGCTGCAGGAAGATATAGAAAACGCCACCCACCCCTCCCACTTCGAGCTGGGGGACGACTATGCCGTACTGATTCTGCGGCTGCCGGAGACGACGGAGGAGGGGCTGGCGGTCATCTCCTACGCCTTCGTCGTCGAAAAGGGGGCCTGCTACCGCTTCAACCGGGAGGTCAAAAAGCTGGAGGCTTCCGGCTCCCTGGAGGAGATGTACCGGTTCCTCGACGAAAAGATGGAGCGGCTCATCAAGGATATGCAGCGCTACCACTTCGAGATCGAGCAGCTCGAAGAGTCGCTCTACGACGGAAGCCTCCCCAAAGATTTCATGTCCCGCTGGATCGCCTACAAGAAAGATGTTTCCCTGATCCACCGGCTGATGTTCCACGCCTCTTTGGCCTTCGAACTCTTTGTGCGCTACCACAAGAAGCAGGAGGGGTTCCAGACGCTCGCCTTCGCAGACCTGATGGAGCATATGGGACGCATCCGCGATCTGGCGAAGGCGGCGATGGACAAGCTGGACAACCTCTACGACTTCTACCGCGCCAAAGTGGACGAGAGGATGAACCGGAATATGTACTGGCTCACCATCATCTCCGCCATCTTCCTGCCCCTGACCCTGGTGACGGGCTTTTTCGGCATGAACACAGGCGGCCTCCCCTACACCGACGACCCCCACGGCACGGTGAAGGTGGTCGTGCTCTCCCTTGTTCTCGAACTCCTCTTCCTGGTCCCGTTCATTTTGATGAATATGGAAAAGACGAGGAAATTCCGCCTCCGCTTCAAAAAGCCCCCTGCCGAATGA
- a CDS encoding Crp/Fnr family transcriptional regulator, with protein sequence MLHLTKLEPFEGLSQQLIDEINRIGVIREYRKGEPAMDPDDTLRHFYIILEGRIKVYQYNPQNNREQTLYLLGPHDMFDVLTVLDGRRHEVMTEALDDVKVLELPIDKVREWLDTNPAFNRAFFPYMARQMRQVEELATDLSLYDTSTRLMKLILKNLDLKNPVKHLGLLQNLSHDEIASMIGTVRHVVNRHLQQLKKEGILNIERKKLAVNDVKRLLEKVEEEY encoded by the coding sequence ATGCTTCACCTCACCAAACTCGAACCCTTCGAGGGGCTCAGCCAGCAGCTCATCGACGAGATCAACCGCATCGGCGTCATCCGCGAGTACCGCAAAGGGGAGCCGGCGATGGACCCCGATGACACGCTCCGCCACTTCTACATCATTCTGGAGGGGCGCATCAAGGTTTACCAGTACAACCCCCAGAACAACCGGGAACAGACCCTCTACCTGCTGGGGCCCCACGACATGTTCGACGTGCTGACGGTGCTGGACGGGCGGCGCCACGAAGTGATGACCGAGGCGCTGGACGATGTGAAGGTGCTGGAGCTGCCCATCGACAAGGTGCGGGAGTGGCTCGACACCAACCCCGCCTTCAACCGTGCCTTCTTCCCCTACATGGCGCGGCAGATGCGGCAGGTGGAGGAGTTGGCGACCGACCTCTCCCTCTACGACACTTCGACCCGCCTGATGAAGCTGATCCTCAAAAACCTGGACCTGAAGAACCCGGTCAAGCACCTGGGGCTGCTGCAGAACCTCTCCCATGACGAGATCGCCTCGATGATCGGCACAGTGCGCCACGTGGTCAACCGCCACCTCCAGCAGCTCAAAAAGGAGGGGATCCTCAACATCGAACGCAAGAAGCTCGCCGTCAACGACGTGAAGCGGCTGCTGGAGAAAGTGGAAGAGGAGTACTGA
- a CDS encoding 2Fe-2S iron-sulfur cluster-binding protein produces the protein MITIQIRRFHANRQPPEVVQAWEVEEGKTLLEVLGAIKNEKDPTLTFRSGCRSSVCGSCAVRVNGREVLACAYKPKEGDLVEPLRYGEVIKDLVTDQAPAFETLQRAGAWLEKADPEAVVTPEEEKRTEAQSDCILCHSCYSACPVLETNPAFLGPFALTRDWRYVADPREADPKGKIDAIQRDGVWDCTLCGECTAVCPQGIDPKNDILMLRTRSIQMGHMDPNMGSFGSFGLDF, from the coding sequence ATGATCACCATCCAAATACGCCGATTCCACGCAAACCGCCAGCCGCCGGAGGTGGTCCAGGCCTGGGAAGTGGAAGAGGGAAAGACGCTGCTGGAGGTGCTTGGCGCCATTAAAAATGAAAAAGACCCCACCCTCACCTTCCGTTCCGGCTGCCGCAGCAGCGTCTGCGGCTCCTGTGCCGTGCGGGTCAACGGGCGGGAGGTGCTGGCGTGCGCCTACAAACCCAAAGAGGGGGACCTGGTCGAGCCGCTTCGCTACGGGGAGGTCATCAAGGACCTGGTGACGGACCAGGCGCCGGCCTTCGAAACCCTGCAGCGGGCTGGGGCGTGGCTCGAAAAGGCCGACCCCGAGGCGGTGGTCACGCCGGAGGAGGAGAAACGCACCGAAGCGCAGAGCGACTGCATTCTCTGCCACAGCTGCTACAGTGCCTGCCCCGTTCTGGAGACCAACCCCGCATTTCTGGGGCCTTTCGCCCTGACCCGCGACTGGCGCTACGTGGCCGACCCCAGGGAGGCCGACCCCAAAGGCAAGATCGACGCGATCCAGCGCGACGGCGTCTGGGACTGCACCCTCTGCGGCGAATGCACCGCCGTCTGCCCCCAGGGGATTGACCCCAAAAACGATATACTCATGCTCAGAACCCGCAGCATCCAGATGGGCCACATGGACCCCAACATGGGAAGTTTCGGCAGTTTCGGATTGGATTTTTGA